The following proteins are encoded in a genomic region of Parus major isolate Abel chromosome 18, Parus_major1.1, whole genome shotgun sequence:
- the UBALD2 gene encoding UBA-like domain-containing protein 2, translating into MCTPSNTPATPPNFPDALAMFSKLRTSESLQSSNSPITSMACSPPGSFSPFWASSPPSHQPAWLPPSSPTTHGLHHHLHHPQPSWPPTPPAPAPPQKAVATMDGQR; encoded by the coding sequence aTGTGCACCCCCAGCAACACGCCGGCCACGCCGCCCAACTTCCCGGACGCGCTGGCCATGTTCTCCAAGCTGCGCACCTCGGagagcctgcagagcagcaacAGCCCCATCACCTCCATGGCCTGCTCCCCCCCGGGCAGCTTCAGCCCCTTCTGGGCCTCCTCGCCCCCCAGCCACCAGCCTGCCTGGCTGCCCCCATCCTCACCCACCACCCACGGCCTCCACCACCACCTGCACCACCCGCAGCCCTCCTGGCCCCCCACCCCCCCGGCCCCTGCCCCCCCACAGAAAGCCGTGGCCACCATGGATGGTCAGAGATAA
- the LOC107212476 gene encoding uncharacterized protein LOC107212476 isoform X1, whose product MATLTLGTMLDVALGSSRAGAVDFEQLYNLLNGMLLHLGLRDLPVQENGEPLEGAEGSPFSAAFLEELMRKVEANEKELAEVRARCQQLNEEVTEMKVEQSRMTEDMQRMKENFGVDSLDDLRNQLLESVMSAVRDMLMGDQDSPEPRSRQINPLDDDELIVIGNEITLVERTPVPRPISPLPPKAETEDREKDSLEATTSSHPVSFGADEVGQIKDEEIKISISEAEALPSHLDVPPEMSDVGEIKDEEIEMSISKKKSLDDRLTTSRMHPGAPGTHPPVQRVQALRGTPGSQTPWIPGESVAGTSSKLLTPKEERGGGSSRMESLQAKPGMMMLKVPSSKYSPCEPLVRLRSEIPSTPPLSPGLSARLCHARKQYQTQEQREQAAEGYSRRSPMYCGGKHTSTYPVQPMEPLLPDPNKPGVIELMGKDGLVYRGRDT is encoded by the exons CCCTCGGGTCAtcaagagctggagctgtcGACTTTGAGCAGCTGTACAACCTCCTGAATGGGATGCTTTTGCACTTGGGCCTGCGGGATCTGCCTGTCCAGGAGAACGGGGAACCACTGGAGGGGGCCGAGGGAAGCCCTTTCTCTGCCGCTTTCCTTGAGGAGTTGATGCGGAAAGTGGAAGCCAATGAAAAAGAACTCGCTGAG GTCCGGGCTCGTTGCCAGCAGCTCAATGAGGAGGTCACTGAGATGAAGGTGGAGCAGTCCCGCATGACAGAGGACATGCAGAGGATGAAGGAGAATTTTGGCGTG GACTCGCTGGATGACCTCCGTAACCAGCTGCTGGAAAGTGTCATG TCTGCCGTGAGGGACATGTTGATGGGCGACCAAGACTCCCCAGAGCCGAGGTCCAGGCAGATAAACCCGCTGGATGACGACGAGCTGATTGTCATCGGCAATGAAA TTACCCTCGTGGAAAGGACACCGGTACCAAGGCCCATCAGCCCCCTGCCCCCCAAGGCCGAGACAGAGGACAGAGAGAAGGATTCCCTGGAGGCAACTACGAGCAGCCACCCAGTCTCCTTTGGGGCAGATGAGGTGGGACAGATCAAGGATGAAGAGATCAAGATAAGTATCTCTGAGGCAGAGGCTCTTCCCAGCCACCTGGATGTTCCCCCTGAGATGAGCGATGTGGGAGAGATCAAGGATGAAGAGATCGAGATGAGCATCTCCAAG AAAAAGAGTTTGGATGACAGACTCACCACCTCAAGAATGCATCCAGGAGCCCCTGGCACCCACCCCCCAGTCCAGCGGGTGCAGGCATTACGAGGCACCCCAGGATCCCAGACCCCCTGGATCCCAGGGGAGAGTGTGGCTGGCACCAGCAG CAAGCTCCTGACACCCAAGGAGGAACGTGGAGgaggcagctccaggatggagTCACTCCAAGCTAAACCTGGAAT gATGATGCTAAAGGTGCCCTCTTCCAAGTACTCACCTTGTGAGCCGCTTGTGCGCTT ACGCTCTGAGATCCCATCCACACCACCGCTGTCCCCCGGCCTCTCCGCGCGCCTGTGCCACGCTCGCAAGCAGTACCAAACACAGGAGCAAAG GGAGCAGGCAGCCGAGGGGTATTCCCGCAGATCACCGATGTACTGTGGGGGTAAACACACCAGCACCTACCCCGTGCAGCCCATGGAGCCTCTCCTTCCAGACCCCAACAAG cccgGCGTGATTGAACTGATGGGCAAGGATGGACTCGTGTACCGGGGCCGGGATACCTAG
- the LOC107212476 gene encoding uncharacterized protein LOC107212476 isoform X2, whose amino-acid sequence MATLTLGTMLDVALGSSRAGAVDFEQLYNLLNGMLLHLGLRDLPVQENGEPLEGAEGSPFSAAFLEELMRKVEANEKELAEVRARCQQLNEEVTEMKVEQSRMTEDMQRMKENFGVDSLDDLRNQLLESVMSAVRDMLMGDQDSPEPRSRQINPLDDDELIVIGNEITLVERTPVPRPISPLPPKAETEDREKDSLEATTSSHPVSFGADEVGQIKDEEIKISISEAEALPSHLDVPPEMSDVGEIKDEEIEMSISKKKSLDDRLTTSRMHPGAPGTHPPVQRVQALRGTPGSQTPWIPGESVAGTSSKLLTPKEERGGGSSRMESLQAKPGMMMLKVPSSKYSPCEPLVRLRSEIPSTPPLSPGLSARLCHARKQYQTQEQSPA is encoded by the exons CCCTCGGGTCAtcaagagctggagctgtcGACTTTGAGCAGCTGTACAACCTCCTGAATGGGATGCTTTTGCACTTGGGCCTGCGGGATCTGCCTGTCCAGGAGAACGGGGAACCACTGGAGGGGGCCGAGGGAAGCCCTTTCTCTGCCGCTTTCCTTGAGGAGTTGATGCGGAAAGTGGAAGCCAATGAAAAAGAACTCGCTGAG GTCCGGGCTCGTTGCCAGCAGCTCAATGAGGAGGTCACTGAGATGAAGGTGGAGCAGTCCCGCATGACAGAGGACATGCAGAGGATGAAGGAGAATTTTGGCGTG GACTCGCTGGATGACCTCCGTAACCAGCTGCTGGAAAGTGTCATG TCTGCCGTGAGGGACATGTTGATGGGCGACCAAGACTCCCCAGAGCCGAGGTCCAGGCAGATAAACCCGCTGGATGACGACGAGCTGATTGTCATCGGCAATGAAA TTACCCTCGTGGAAAGGACACCGGTACCAAGGCCCATCAGCCCCCTGCCCCCCAAGGCCGAGACAGAGGACAGAGAGAAGGATTCCCTGGAGGCAACTACGAGCAGCCACCCAGTCTCCTTTGGGGCAGATGAGGTGGGACAGATCAAGGATGAAGAGATCAAGATAAGTATCTCTGAGGCAGAGGCTCTTCCCAGCCACCTGGATGTTCCCCCTGAGATGAGCGATGTGGGAGAGATCAAGGATGAAGAGATCGAGATGAGCATCTCCAAG AAAAAGAGTTTGGATGACAGACTCACCACCTCAAGAATGCATCCAGGAGCCCCTGGCACCCACCCCCCAGTCCAGCGGGTGCAGGCATTACGAGGCACCCCAGGATCCCAGACCCCCTGGATCCCAGGGGAGAGTGTGGCTGGCACCAGCAG CAAGCTCCTGACACCCAAGGAGGAACGTGGAGgaggcagctccaggatggagTCACTCCAAGCTAAACCTGGAAT gATGATGCTAAAGGTGCCCTCTTCCAAGTACTCACCTTGTGAGCCGCTTGTGCGCTT ACGCTCTGAGATCCCATCCACACCACCGCTGTCCCCCGGCCTCTCCGCGCGCCTGTGCCACGCTCGCAAGCAGTACCAAACACAGGAGCAAAG cccgGCGTGA